Below is a window of Methanocaldococcus jannaschii DSM 2661 DNA.
ATCGGAGATAATGAAAAGGAAGTTAGAAAAATTGGATTAAGCATGGCACTCTGGGCTTTTGCAGACTGGGAAAAAGACCACAGAAAAAGAGGTGATCAGTAATGTTCTTGAGAATCTCAGGAAGAGTTAGGTTGAATTCCCATTCTTTAAATGCCCAAGGTGGGGGAGGAACAAATTATGTGGAGATAACAAAAGCTAAGGTTAGCATAAAGAATGATGATAGATGGGAAATCCTTGAAGTGCCAGCAATTTCTGGAAATATGGTTAAGCATTGGCATTTTGTAAGCTTTGTTGATTTCTTTAGAGAGACAGATTACAAAGATAATTTAACAGAAAGGGCTTTGAGATATAATGGGGCAAGGTTTGGACAGGAAACTAAAGCCAAAAAAGCTGATGGTTCTGAAGTTGAATTGAAGGATGAAAGTGAAATCATTAAAAACTTTGCTGATGCAGATGTTCATGGATTTCTAGCTCCAAAAACTGGAGTTAGAAGAGTTTCTCTTGTAAAAACCTCATTTATACTCCCAACAGAAGATTTCATAAAAGAAGTAGATGAAAGGCTCGTTTATGCTGTAAAGCATAATAGAGTTGATATTGATGAAAAAGGAGCAATAAAATCTGGAGAAGAACAAACTGCCCAAATGTTATTTAATAGAGAGTATGCAACTGGGCTGTATGGATTTGAAATCATATTAGATTTGGGATTTGTTGGAGTTCCTCAATCATCTCCATCAAATCCAGTTATTGAAGATGATGAAAGAAAAGCAAGAATAGTATCGGCATTAAAAGCTTTGATTCCAATGCTAAGTGGTTATATTGGAGCAAATTTAGCCAGGTCATTCCCAGTATTTAAACTTGAAGAAATGATAGCGGTTGTTAGTGAAAAACCAATACCTGCCTTAGTTCATGGATTCTATGAGGATTATGTAGAAGTAAGCAAAAACGTTGTAGAAAATGCAAAGAAACTTGGATTTGAGATTGAGGATTTCGGATACAATGTAGATTTTGGTGAGAGCGTTTCATCAGTTGAAGAGCTAATCTCAAAAATAATAGAGAAATTATAAATTGAGGGGTTGATTATGGAGGCTTTAGTAGCTCTCCTCCGATTTCCATTCTATTCTTTTGGAAAACAGTCTTATCAAGTTAGACAATCTTTGCTATTACCATCTCCATCAGCATTAAAAGGGGCATTAGCTAAGGGAATTATATTGCTTGGTGGAAAAAAAGGAAAGAGTTTAGATGAAATTGCTAAAAAAACTGTTGAAGAATTGGAAAATAAGCTCATCTATGTCGGAGCAAAGCCATACAAAAGTAGTATCATAAAAACCCCAATTCTACTA
It encodes the following:
- the cas7a gene encoding type I-A CRISPR-associated protein Cas7/Csa2, with protein sequence MFLRISGRVRLNSHSLNAQGGGGTNYVEITKAKVSIKNDDRWEILEVPAISGNMVKHWHFVSFVDFFRETDYKDNLTERALRYNGARFGQETKAKKADGSEVELKDESEIIKNFADADVHGFLAPKTGVRRVSLVKTSFILPTEDFIKEVDERLVYAVKHNRVDIDEKGAIKSGEEQTAQMLFNREYATGLYGFEIILDLGFVGVPQSSPSNPVIEDDERKARIVSALKALIPMLSGYIGANLARSFPVFKLEEMIAVVSEKPIPALVHGFYEDYVEVSKNVVENAKKLGFEIEDFGYNVDFGESVSSVEELISKIIEKL